One genomic region from Microcystis panniformis FACHB-1757 encodes:
- a CDS encoding flavin-containing monooxygenase → MTLDYKEQYCIIGAGAAGLAAARALSKAKIPFNVIESAQDVGGIWIYDRPDSPMYKNTHLIGHKTTQPFSDFPMPKDYPDYPNHRLVYEYLRNYAAHFNLYDFMEFNLSVEKVKKVGNFWDVTLSNQETRRYRGVLIASGYHSKPNIPQFSGHFDGEIIHSKDYDNPAQLNAKKVLVVGAGQSAMDLVVEAAINGSKTFHSTRRGFLCMPKFLFGLPPEWVMINTPIMNLIPAQEHMKMMALLSPIALFLQGVNLKKLNIPTDCKSNGLIIPNSDQQIYRYYVHGDVTHKPNIQQLDGKKVIFADGSTEEIDLIIYATGYKIEFSFIDKSDLNWQEGTTQPNLYMNVFHPEENNLFVIGMVHPTGTHWRVFEEQSNLVAAYLQAQDKKSRFVYKFEKLKRQISANLSADNKHHSGTHSLVIDKLGYIRQAQGLARRLLA, encoded by the coding sequence ATGACTTTAGATTACAAAGAGCAATACTGTATTATTGGGGCTGGTGCCGCAGGATTAGCGGCGGCTAGAGCCTTAAGCAAAGCCAAAATTCCCTTTAATGTTATCGAATCTGCCCAGGATGTTGGGGGTATTTGGATTTATGATCGTCCCGATAGTCCAATGTATAAAAATACACATCTGATTGGTCATAAAACCACACAACCTTTTTCCGATTTTCCCATGCCAAAAGATTACCCAGATTATCCCAATCATCGGTTAGTCTATGAATATCTTCGCAATTATGCCGCTCATTTCAATCTCTATGATTTCATGGAATTTAATCTCAGCGTGGAGAAAGTAAAAAAGGTGGGTAACTTTTGGGATGTCACCCTTAGCAACCAAGAAACCAGACGATACCGAGGAGTTTTAATCGCTAGTGGTTATCATAGTAAACCGAATATTCCTCAATTTTCTGGGCATTTTGACGGGGAAATTATCCATTCAAAAGATTATGATAATCCCGCTCAACTAAATGCTAAAAAAGTCCTAGTAGTTGGAGCGGGACAATCAGCCATGGATTTAGTCGTCGAAGCGGCTATCAATGGCAGTAAAACTTTCCATAGTACCCGTCGTGGCTTTCTCTGTATGCCGAAATTTTTGTTCGGTTTGCCCCCAGAATGGGTGATGATTAACACGCCAATCATGAATCTAATTCCAGCCCAAGAACACATGAAAATGATGGCTTTATTATCACCAATAGCTCTATTCTTACAAGGAGTTAATCTCAAAAAACTCAATATTCCTACAGACTGTAAAAGTAACGGTCTAATTATTCCCAACAGTGACCAACAAATCTATCGTTATTATGTGCATGGAGATGTCACCCATAAGCCTAATATTCAACAATTAGACGGAAAGAAAGTTATTTTTGCCGATGGCAGTACAGAAGAAATTGATCTGATTATCTACGCCACTGGTTACAAAATTGAATTTTCTTTTATTGACAAATCTGATTTAAATTGGCAAGAAGGAACCACCCAGCCTAACCTCTATATGAATGTTTTTCACCCAGAGGAAAATAACCTGTTTGTCATCGGAATGGTTCATCCCACTGGCACCCACTGGCGAGTATTTGAAGAACAAAGTAATTTAGTGGCCGCTTATCTACAAGCTCAGGATAAAAAATCCCGGTTTGTCTATAAATTTGAAAAGCTAAAACGTCAAATTAGTGCCAATTTAAGCGCCGACAATAAACACCATAGCGGTACTCACTCCTTAGTGATTGACAAATTGGGTTATATACGCCAAGCCCAAGGATTAGCTCGCCGATTACTGGCTTAA
- a CDS encoding type I polyketide synthase yields the protein MTQTPAKTDQMSLIKDALNQIKVLKTKLHTLEKAKNEPIAIIGMSCRFPQGANSPETFWELLQSGTDAISEIPPQRWNIDNYYDPKPDARGKVYTRHGGFLNQPIDQFDADFFGLSPREVAQMDPQQRLLLELAWEALENAGISPLNRRGSQTGVFIGMMTQDYSHFSHHPALIDAYTGTGNAKSVASGRLSYLFGFHGPTLTVDTACASSLVAVHLACQSLRNNECEVALAGGVNLMLTPFVTIMESRAQMLSPDGRCKTFDRTANGYVRGEGGGIIVLKSLSAAIRDNNLILGLIKGSAVNHGGTSSGLTVPNQLSQEQLIRQALKNAQVKPEDISYIEAHGTGTSLGDPIELGALSTVFAKNPQPVWVSSVKTNIGHLEAAAGIAGLMKVILCLQHRQIAPHLHFQQPTPHLDWENQPLKVPTKNREWVSENSARLAGVSSFGLNGTNAHIILEEYPYEPQTTAAPDSSPYLFTLSAKTESALIKLAQKYANYLENAKNIALSSICATSNRSRSQLPHRFTCVVSSHCQLQEKLTAFVQGEPSSFRQKSEFSGKNRAKIAFLFPGQGSQYPGMGRELYQSYPLFRQTLDRCDQILRQYGDYCLTEIIDQENHLNQTFYSQPALFALEYALFKLWESWGIAPHGVMGHSLGEYVAACVAGVFSLEDALKLVFYRAKLMDSVGKSGSMVVISASEAEIIPLIAPYQSQVAIAAINGQDNIVLSGAAETIETLVKQLQVKNLKITRLNVSQAFHSPLMEEILDEFRQIAETITYHPPQRALISNLNGKLVNFEVTTPDYWCRHLRSSVRFADGIKTLLDNGYELFVECGSHPVLSGMGSLLDKNYSCLWLPSLRRQTSDRQQILESVSQLYLRGFALNWQEITANQDSKPCILPTYTFERSSYWLKTGDLTPEEAQLLPKLSKYLLETPPQPPEVVKTTTASSSGHLITLDSLLATPAEKQLKQLETYIIGVLEQITGLSVVKLHTKQPLSSLGLDSLMSSQLRRQLEEDLKIIVPVEYLAGLSIEQFLPQIFNLITQNSQPATSHKTPLPSKQKKPIKTTKAENISNDPKLWLIRKQANPNAHIRLFCFPYAGGGASLFQNWLNYCPKQVELWAIQLPGRETRLQETAITSLKSLINRLIPILTPYLDQPYAFFGHSMGSLISFELTRELAKTRQNLPQHLFMSGFRAPQIVNPDLPIHRLGDEQFLTALGHFQGTPETLLKNPDLMAAFLPILRADFKLLETYSYQQGQPLNCPITVFGGHNDAKVSADQLQQWQLQTNQDFVLHTLPGGHFFINQHTEKIMKIIGQSLREFPEQMTA from the coding sequence ATGACACAAACACCTGCCAAAACTGATCAAATGAGCTTAATAAAAGATGCCTTAAATCAAATTAAGGTCTTAAAAACTAAGCTACATACCCTAGAAAAAGCTAAGAATGAACCAATTGCAATTATTGGTATGTCCTGTCGCTTTCCCCAGGGAGCTAATTCACCGGAAACTTTTTGGGAATTATTGCAATCAGGAACCGATGCCATCAGCGAAATTCCGCCGCAACGCTGGAATATTGACAATTATTACGATCCTAAGCCCGATGCAAGGGGAAAAGTCTATACCCGTCACGGTGGCTTCTTAAATCAACCGATAGATCAATTTGACGCTGATTTTTTTGGTCTTTCTCCCCGGGAGGTGGCACAAATGGATCCGCAACAGCGATTACTGCTGGAACTAGCCTGGGAAGCTCTGGAAAATGCGGGAATATCACCCTTAAATCGGCGAGGAAGTCAAACGGGGGTATTTATCGGCATGATGACTCAAGATTACTCCCATTTTAGCCATCATCCCGCTCTGATTGATGCCTATACGGGAACGGGAAATGCTAAAAGTGTAGCTTCGGGACGTTTATCCTATCTTTTTGGATTTCATGGCCCAACTTTAACGGTTGATACTGCTTGTGCCTCCTCTTTAGTCGCTGTTCATTTAGCTTGCCAAAGTTTACGCAATAACGAGTGTGAAGTTGCCCTAGCCGGGGGAGTCAACCTAATGTTAACTCCCTTCGTTACTATCATGGAATCCCGCGCCCAGATGTTGTCTCCTGACGGTCGTTGTAAAACCTTTGATAGAACAGCGAATGGCTATGTGCGGGGAGAAGGCGGCGGTATTATAGTTTTAAAGTCTTTATCTGCGGCTATTCGGGATAATAACTTGATTTTAGGACTAATTAAAGGTTCGGCCGTTAACCATGGCGGTACGAGTAGCGGTTTAACAGTTCCCAATCAACTTAGTCAAGAACAATTGATTCGTCAGGCTTTAAAAAATGCTCAGGTAAAGCCAGAGGACATTAGCTATATTGAAGCCCATGGAACTGGCACTTCTTTGGGCGATCCCATTGAATTAGGTGCATTATCGACAGTTTTTGCTAAAAATCCCCAACCGGTTTGGGTTAGTTCCGTCAAAACTAATATCGGCCATCTAGAAGCGGCCGCTGGTATTGCCGGACTGATGAAAGTGATTTTATGCTTGCAACATCGACAAATTGCCCCCCATCTCCACTTCCAGCAACCGACACCCCATCTAGACTGGGAAAATCAACCGCTGAAAGTTCCGACTAAAAACCGTGAATGGGTTAGTGAAAATTCTGCTCGTTTAGCTGGAGTTAGTTCTTTTGGCTTAAATGGCACTAATGCCCATATTATTCTCGAAGAATACCCTTACGAACCTCAAACGACTGCGGCACCTGATTCATCGCCCTATCTGTTCACCCTCTCAGCCAAGACCGAATCGGCTTTAATCAAACTAGCCCAAAAATACGCAAATTACCTAGAAAATGCGAAAAATATTGCTTTAAGCTCCATTTGTGCTACTAGCAATCGCAGTCGCTCCCAATTACCCCATCGTTTCACCTGTGTTGTCTCTAGTCACTGCCAACTTCAAGAAAAATTAACCGCTTTTGTTCAGGGTGAACCGAGTTCTTTTCGCCAAAAAAGTGAATTTAGTGGCAAAAATCGGGCAAAAATTGCCTTTCTATTTCCAGGACAGGGTTCTCAATACCCCGGTATGGGAAGGGAACTATACCAATCCTATCCTCTATTTCGTCAAACACTCGATCGCTGTGATCAGATTCTCCGTCAATATGGCGACTATTGCCTAACGGAGATTATTGACCAAGAAAATCATCTCAATCAAACTTTTTACAGCCAACCTGCCCTATTTGCTCTCGAATACGCCCTTTTTAAACTCTGGGAATCCTGGGGAATTGCCCCCCATGGGGTTATGGGTCATAGTTTAGGGGAATATGTGGCCGCCTGTGTTGCTGGAGTCTTTAGTTTAGAAGATGCCTTAAAATTAGTCTTCTATCGGGCTAAATTGATGGATTCTGTGGGAAAAAGTGGTTCAATGGTCGTTATCTCGGCTAGTGAAGCTGAAATTATTCCCTTAATTGCCCCCTATCAATCTCAGGTCGCTATTGCCGCTATTAATGGTCAGGATAATATTGTCCTGTCCGGTGCTGCAGAGACCATAGAAACCCTGGTAAAACAGCTTCAGGTCAAAAATCTGAAAATTACCCGGTTAAATGTCTCTCAAGCCTTTCATTCCCCTCTGATGGAGGAGATTTTAGACGAGTTCCGACAAATTGCTGAAACTATCACCTATCATCCCCCCCAACGAGCCTTAATTTCTAACCTTAATGGCAAGTTAGTCAATTTTGAGGTCACTACTCCCGATTATTGGTGTCGTCATCTCCGGTCTTCTGTTCGCTTTGCCGATGGGATAAAAACCTTACTGGACAACGGTTATGAGCTATTTGTCGAATGCGGCTCCCATCCCGTTTTATCGGGCATGGGCAGCCTACTGGATAAAAATTATTCTTGTCTTTGGTTGCCCAGTTTGCGTCGTCAAACCTCTGACCGACAACAGATCCTCGAGAGTGTCAGTCAGCTTTATCTGCGGGGATTCGCCCTGAATTGGCAAGAGATAACGGCCAATCAAGACAGTAAACCCTGTATCTTACCGACCTACACCTTTGAAAGAAGTAGTTATTGGCTAAAAACAGGCGACTTGACCCCAGAAGAAGCGCAATTATTGCCTAAATTGTCGAAATATCTCCTAGAAACACCGCCGCAACCGCCAGAAGTTGTCAAAACCACCACTGCATCATCTTCTGGTCATCTAATTACCCTTGACTCTTTGTTGGCCACACCCGCAGAGAAACAGCTTAAACAACTAGAAACCTACATTATCGGTGTTTTAGAACAGATTACTGGTTTATCCGTGGTCAAGCTACATACCAAGCAACCGCTCTCTAGTTTAGGCTTAGATTCTCTCATGTCCAGTCAATTACGACGTCAACTAGAGGAGGATTTAAAAATTATTGTTCCCGTGGAATACCTAGCGGGATTGAGTATTGAGCAGTTTTTACCGCAAATATTCAACTTAATCACCCAAAATTCCCAACCTGCAACTAGCCACAAAACTCCTCTCCCCTCAAAACAGAAAAAACCAATCAAGACGACTAAAGCCGAAAATATCTCTAATGATCCGAAACTTTGGCTAATTCGCAAACAAGCTAATCCTAACGCCCACATTCGTCTATTTTGTTTTCCCTACGCCGGTGGGGGTGCCTCCCTATTCCAAAATTGGCTGAATTACTGCCCCAAGCAAGTGGAATTGTGGGCGATTCAACTACCCGGACGCGAAACGCGTCTTCAGGAAACTGCGATTACATCGCTAAAATCCCTGATTAATCGTCTCATTCCGATTCTGACTCCCTATTTAGACCAACCTTATGCTTTTTTTGGTCATAGCATGGGTTCTTTAATCAGTTTTGAATTAACCAGAGAATTGGCTAAAACTCGGCAAAATCTACCCCAACATTTATTTATGTCTGGATTTCGAGCGCCTCAAATTGTCAATCCTGATTTACCCATTCATCGTCTGGGAGATGAGCAATTTTTAACAGCTTTAGGTCATTTTCAAGGAACCCCAGAAACTCTCCTCAAAAATCCCGATTTAATGGCGGCTTTTTTGCCAATTTTACGAGCAGATTTCAAACTCCTAGAGACCTATTCTTATCAACAAGGTCAACCCTTAAATTGTCCTATTACCGTTTTTGGAGGCCACAACGATGCCAAGGTTTCTGCCGATCAATTACAACAATGGCAACTGCAAACCAATCAAGATTTTGTCCTGCATACCTTACCGGGAGGACATTTCTTTATCAATCAACATACGGAGAAAATTATGAAAATAATTGGCCAAAGTTTACGAGAGTTTCCTGAACAAATGACTGCCTAA